A single window of Martelella sp. NC20 DNA harbors:
- a CDS encoding TRAP transporter large permease subunit has translation MMIVIVELGVVTPPFGLNLFMLKSIAPDVPAGQIYQGVMPLVLADVFKIALLIAFPVIALWLPSTMQ, from the coding sequence ATGATGATTGTCATCGTGGAGCTTGGTGTGGTCACGCCGCCTTTCGGCCTCAACCTGTTTATGCTGAAGTCTATCGCGCCTGATGTGCCCGCTGGCCAGATTTATCAGGGAGTTATGCCGCTCGTGCTGGCCGACGTCTTCAAAATTGCGCTATTGATTGCGTTCCCCGTGATCGCGTTGTGGCTACCGTCCACAATGCAGTAA
- a CDS encoding MarR family winged helix-turn-helix transcriptional regulator: MNLSLNDLSERVRKLELLNENLGYRISRLSKLVEVEAVMRLQSVGVSLYEFRIIIILGIFEEATARDLSELMVIDKGQISRVVSQLVRRGYIRSRQDAENRLFKLLSLTPEGMKVHGKLEVLFEDRNRAFVANVSQDDMETFQRVLAQLSETVEQRLKTERAR; the protein is encoded by the coding sequence ATGAATCTGTCACTGAATGACCTTTCCGAGCGTGTGCGCAAGCTTGAGCTGTTGAATGAAAATCTCGGTTACCGGATTTCAAGGTTGAGTAAACTCGTCGAGGTAGAAGCCGTCATGCGTCTTCAGTCGGTCGGCGTCAGTTTGTATGAATTTCGAATCATTATAATTCTTGGAATTTTCGAAGAAGCGACCGCGCGTGACCTGAGTGAGCTCATGGTCATCGACAAGGGGCAGATATCTCGGGTCGTCAGCCAGCTCGTCCGGCGGGGTTACATCAGGTCCCGCCAGGATGCCGAGAACCGGCTCTTCAAGTTACTCTCGTTGACGCCGGAAGGAATGAAGGTGCACGGAAAGCTTGAAGTGCTTTTCGAGGACCGCAACAGGGCTTTCGTCGCCAATGTCTCGCAAGACGACATGGAGACTTTTCAAAGGGTACTTGCGCAACTATCGGAAACGGTTGAGCAAAGGTTGAAAACTGAGCGAGCACGCTAA